From Triticum aestivum cultivar Chinese Spring chromosome 7B, IWGSC CS RefSeq v2.1, whole genome shotgun sequence:
AGTTCTTGGATGCGCCGGCAATGCCCTCCGCAAACCTCTCCGGCTTAAATTCATCCACATCTTctccccacacatctggatcatgGTGAATGCACACAATTGGCAGCGCAAATGTAACGCCGGCTGGATATGTGACCCCTCCGAGCTCTGTTTCTTTATACGCCTCCTGACCAAGTAGCAGAATCGGTGGGTATAGCCTAAGAACCTCATATAGTATCATCGTCACCTGCACCGATAGAGAAGATGGACATAATCAGAGCAACCTCTCGGATGAGAAATTGTATATCAATGGCTCTCCTGTAATTAATTTACTCACGACTTTTAGCCGGTTTATGCCCTCGGAATCCGGCTGGTTCTTTCCAGAGACGCGGAGAACCTCCTCCCTCGCGCGGTCCTGCCACTCGGGATGCATGCTTAGCGCGACCATTGCCCATGTGAGCAGCACCGCGGTTGTCTCCATGCCCGCGAAATAGAAGAGCTTCAACTCCCCTACTATGTCATCGGTGGTCATCGTCGGCTTGGAGCTTCTGGGTTCTTGGCTTTCTTTTATGTTGGACTCCATCATCACGCCTAGTAGATCGTCGTTGTTGACATGGCCATGCttcatcgccctctccctctttgtGATTATGCCTTTCAGTAGTACTTCAACCGCACGGGCATTTGCCTTCATCCTTCTATTGAGGTTTGTTGGCAGAAACCTGCATAGGAGTATTAACAAATTGCAGGCCGTTATTTATGTCCTATGATTCAGGCAAGCATCGTATATGTACTGGTTGTGATCATATTGTTCCGATCCAATGCTAGAAATAGGGAGATGCTCAAGATGTGATTGCATTGTTGGGAAAGTATGAGCTGACCTGTAACCGGGAATGTACATCACGTTTGCCATCTTGACAGCATTTTGCGCCTGCTCTGACTGCAACTGGAAGATCTTTCTCCCTTCACTGAAGCTGCTCCCGAACGCCACTCGGGATATCACGTCGCCCGTGAGGTTCTGAAACTCTGGCCACACATCTATCTCATGCACATCACTTTGCCCCATGGAGCTTCCCCATCTCCGCACCAATTCGCTCGAACAGGCCGCAAAAGCCGGTAACATCCTCTAGAAAAAGGCAATGCCCATTAGCCTGCAAAGTATATGCGTGTGTGTCAATGAGTTCAGTCAGGTGGGGAGTGATTGACGGACACCTTGAGCTTGTCGAGATGGAAGGCGTGGTTAATGATCCTCCGGTGGGCGACCCACTTGTCGCCCTGGTGTGTTGTCAGCCCGTTGGCCAGCAGCCGCTCGATCCGGAGGATGGACCTCTGCTTCCCGAACTGGCCATGCTTGTTCGACAGGATCTCCCGGAACAGCTGAGGTGTTAAATAATCCAAACATGCCTACGTTCTGGTAGTACTATATTGTGTTTGAGTTCAATTAGCATTAGTATAAGCATGATCAAGGTTGCCGGATGATTAGTACGTCCAGGTTCTAGGCAGCGTCCGAGTCCTAGTAAGCTTACTAGCTGTGTCTTAGTTGGTTTACTTTCCAAGTAGTGGTACGTGTCCGAGTGTGTAACGTGGTGTGCAACCTATTACGAATAGGTTTGGGTTCCCTTAGGTCGGCTGTTGATGCATATATATATGCACAGCCATGGCGTGAGTTTGTAACACCGTGAGTTgagaaacaagaaaataaagaggAGAAAGAGGGCACGACAAGGGCTCTTGGCTATCAGTTGTTGTGCACGTGTGTTCGTGTAATTTTGTGTGATCGATCCTGTGGACGAATTTCCAACATGAGGGTCGCTCACCATCACCCTCGGCTCCGGGCCGAACCATGTCAGAGCGACTTTGCCTGCAATAGTCCATCCCTGTGATCTCTCATGTAATTCGGCAAATTCATGGAGATCAAACACCAACACCATACGACGTACGGCGGCCTAACTGAGAGGGGACGGTGGTTAATTAATTGAATTACCGTGTTGCTGGATGATGGCATGGTCGAACGGCACCGCGCGGGTGGGGACGGCGTGCGAGGACAGCGGCATGGGCTGGGAGCACGCCGCCGCAATGAGCCGCACGTACTCCTTCATGTCACCGGAGGGGAAGCGGTACTGTGTGCCGCTGACGCCGTGGGACAGCAGGGCCCGGGCTACCCTCCTCGGGCCGAGCCAGGCGCCGGCCAGCGCCCGCCCGGCGCACCACAGCGCGGCCAGCAGCGCCCCGAAGACGCAGAGCAGGCTCCATGGTAGCGAACCGAGAGTCGCCATGCCCTGTGTTTGCGATGAATGAACCCGTCTCTCTCGCTCAGTCTCTGTATATGGGCATCTCATGAAAAAGGTGTCCTCGTGCACCGGCGTGAGTGACACGGCAGGTGAAGAGACTAGGATGAGACTTCGGTGGCGGGTAGAATTTTCTTGGCTTGCTACAGGTGCTGTCGCGGAAAACGTCCCGGCCTACTAGCCTAGCTGATTTGACGGTGTGTCGTGCCGCCCGGGCCCGGCCAACGGAGCCAAGGTGATGAACACGACGTGGAAGTCCAGGTGCAGCGCACGCACGCTGCCGCGAACTCTCTGGACCCGCCCGCTCTCGTACACGTGCGCGGCTGCGCTGATTTCCGTCGTGGTCGCGGGACAAGCGTGTTTCTTCCCTTCCTTAAAAAAAAGCAAGTTTGCTCCCTACGGAGGCTTCCAAAATGGCGTGCTCTTTTGCAAGTTTGAAAATACCTATACTAAAGAACCAAATTCAGAACTAACTCTAGTGTGGAATACCTACAAAACTACTCTCACCGTCCCATAATAtcagagcgtttttgacactagctattATATTATGAGACAAAGGGAGTAATTCAGAACTCAAATTCTACTATAGAAACTTAGTCTCACGATGAATGACTAATCACGTACCGGTCGCAGGTTTAGCACATGTTCTAGAGAATAGAACAGAGGATGGACAAAGTTAACGGTCTGTTCTATTGGACGGCTTAAAAAATAACTTGCCTCTCCTTAGGTTAAAAAATAAAGTTGTCCACAAAATTTGTTAAGACTTTTAAATTAGTTATTCTAATAGCTAGTTTAGAAGCCCCAATGAATAAGAGAGGTGGCTTATGGAAGAAACATGGAGGAGGTGGCTTGTTTTTTAAGCTGAAAAATAGAATTGGCACCAATCTTGATTTGACCCTATTTTAAAAGTTTTGCATTATCTAAGCCTCATGCCTACTGCCAAACACAGAGGCGGTAGGGTTAATGGGCTATCGTCATGGTCGAGTTTGGTACAACCCTTCTAAACACAACAATGAGGATATCTCTACATACCCATTCATAATAAAAGGCATGATAGTCTTTTTAAAAGTACATCGCCCACGCGTACATACCCTTCCGCCTTGGGCCTGCCCATTACATTTTTTTTCCTCTTACGTAAAATCTTTAAAAAACAATGCCTGGCGGGAATCAAACCCAACACCTACACGTTTAGTAGCATAAATGTAACCAATTGGAATACTTCCTTGTTATGCCTAGTGACCCTTTTTTTTCTTCAAATATAACACTAACCAGTaccatatgcaagttgcgacatgtCCGGCCATTTATCAGCTTTTTTTAATCGTGAAAAGTCCAGAAAAAGTAATATTTGTAGAATACCAAAACAACTTGACATGGTGTTgtgaattggtcatacaagccaGTAAAAAAAATTGAGGCCATTTGATGGATGTCGAGAAGCAATCTACTCTCAAACGGACATTACTCGTTGACACGAATACTCTACGTTGAACATGGCATTTTTTTGATATTCTTGAAATGATCCCAACTTGCCACCAGCTAGGCATGCCCATAGTAGGCATCCATATCAGGTTTGAAAGAAAAACAtatttaaaatcataatttaaaATGGTACTTAAAATTGTTATTGTAAGTCCTAGAATAAGTAATAAATATAAAGAGATAAAATTGAAAATAGTACATGTTTACTTATAGTATTCAATAAATATTTAAAGGAAAAAAGAATTTAAAATCATAATTTACAGCAATTATGTAAAACTATTATTTTGGTATTCCAAACAATATTTCAAATTTTTAAACATGTTCAAAAAGAATAATCAAGTTCAAACAGAAGAAAAATGAAATAACGAAAAAGtatgaaaacaaaaaaatagaaaatataaaaATGCTAGGCCTTGGCCCAACTAGGTGACGGCATCGCTCCCGTCAGGCGTCTGTTGGACTTAATTTTTGTCATTTTGAGCGCTCATGGATTTGAAAATGTTAATCGATTTTGACAAACTGTTCAGTAAATTGAAACAGATTACCAAAAATAAAATAGTTGCAAAATATAGACTTCTTGATTTTGGGAACCCTGGCTTCCCagctgtgttttttttgttttgggaaccttctaggaggATCTTGAaccacctatttttatatttttccttttcaaTTTTTCATTTtgtcttctctcctattttttttctgtttctttttctttcctttttcgttTTGAGTGACAATTTTGTTTGTTCTATTTTTTTCATTTCTATTTTTCATAAATTCAGTAACTTCATAATTTCCAAGTTTTGTTCGTAATTTGGAAATATTTCACCTTCACAATTTTGAAAGATTTCCGGTTCAAAATTTCAAATTTTCCATATTTATTATTCAATGTTCTCATAatccagaaaatgttcaaatttTCCAAATACAAATCATGTTTCAATTTTTGTTCAGATTTGTTAATCAATGTTTGAAAACTGAAAGTATCTTCACAATTCAAATAAAAATGTTTGCGCTGTCAAAAAAAATTTAGAATTCAAAAATAAATtctgaacaattttgaaaaacatgaaccATCTTCACAATAAAGAATATTTACATTCTGAACAATTTTGAAAGACATGCACGTTTTTTTGAAACTTCTGTACAATTTTTAAGAATAAATTCTTGAGTTTcaggaaataaaaaagaaagagTTCATGAATTGGGGCCATTtcaagttcatcaatttgaaaacaAGTTTGCCTATTTGATGTAGTTAAGAAAAATTGCAAAAGATAAtcgatttcaaaaaagttcacaaatttggtaACTTTCTGTGCAAATTTGAAAAGTTCATCAACTTGAACTAAAATCCATGAATTTAAAGAAGTTCATGGTTATAAAACAAATGACAAATTTAAGCAGATGGAAAAGAAAattcaagaaaaagaaaaagaaaaaactaataGGACACAAGAAACCTGACAGAGGATacacacaagaagaagaaaaaagagaggcaaTTGTAACATAATGTTGCTTTCCTAGTTGGTTTGATTGTGTGGAATGATAGCTTTAGGTTGAGAGTTCGAACCCACTTTGATGCTTctatttttcaattttttatttattaAGGGTTCATATTGCTCTTTATACGTTTTGTGAGGGGGTTTGTAGCGGAGCAGGACTCATATTTTAAAACTagtagatgataccccgcgcggtTACCGCGGTAATCTTATTAAAAGAAATGCATGATTAGGTGCTACACAAACAACTAAAACTAATGAATAAAGTGTGACAACATTTTTGATTTACACTTAAAAACATTAAGAAACTATTAACAACATTTTTGATTTACCGGAGGCAGCCCCTGCTGATTTTTTAGCTGCTTTGGTGGTGCTCGCTGTGGGTACTCTCCTCTGGCTGTGGGAATGAATGGGATTGAAAAGGGGAAGAAAGGAAACATGTGAGGAGGTAGCTTTATTGTTAGAGATAAGGTTGGGGGAAGCGGTGGGCTGCCTGACGCGGGCCATGTGGCGCGCAAAGGAGGAGCTTTACGAGATGAAGAAATCAGTCGGTGGATTTAGAGACTTCTCCTATgttcttgttagaataaatccgaggtacGCGGTCGATCCACCGAGGAACAAGCAATCACAGACAAtgatgacaccgagatttgttaacgaggttcggcgaactcgcctactccccaggcaatgactacgggcgctcctccccgagataccgcaacaccggccacccgggcgccggcacaagccACCAGCACCCCCTTGCGAACCTGTCGCTATCTAGTTGTCATGGGTTACAACGTGGGGTGCCTCCTCATATATAAGAGGCCAAGGGTACAACGTGTCCGACTCCGACACTACACGTATCCTACCCACACTACAACACCAAGTCCAAGCATAACCCAACTAGTACAAAATATTCGACACAAACACAACAGTTCTAACTATCAAGACAGCCTAAAAAGAGACTTAATTAAGAGAGTCCAATTCCAATAAAATAACTATGCTAAATAGACGAGAGGGATAATGCATCAATTCTAAGAAACACTCGCAGCGTTGTATGGTAGAGACCAGTCTTTTTTTAAACATCTACTCCCCCCGTTCCTGAATATAAGTCTTTTTGGTGATCTCAATATGAACTATATATGAAGCAAAATGTgtggatctacactctaaaatacatctatatacattcgtatgtagtccatattaaaatctccAAAAAgagcttatatttagaaacgaagggagtatatccTAGAAAATAAGGTCTTTTTTGACATATTTATACGTACAGCTTGAAGCATTGGACCACGAGATTTTTGGCCAAAGTCAGTGATAAAGGAAATAAATTATTTTTATTATGCAGGGGTTATAAAAGCTAAATTGAATTTTATTATACCGTGGCAAATTATTATTTACAAAAAGGAACATATTATGAGATGAATTTTATAACTAAAACAACAGATATCACATTACAATTTCAGCTATATAAATGTGCATAGAATGCATAAATCTACTCAATGAAAAAGAAGTGGAACATCGGAGCTCTCTTCATAGGAAAAAAATGTAGAAGAAAGAGGTAATGCCAGATTTTGACGCATAATGTAATTTGATTAGAAGATGTTCTCTAAATTTAAATATCCTACCTAATGGAACATGAAGTGTGATTAGGCGGATGAAGAAACAGAAGATAAGTCTAGGTACTATACTAGGGTGCAAGTATCACACAAGGCACCAGACTTATTCACATAGGTTAAAAATATATTATCTGTTGATTATAGTTATAGCGGCTGAGATTAAATGATGAGAAAGCTACACACGATATCAATGACCTACAATTAAGTTGAGCATTTCCTCCACAGAAAAAAGTAAGTCAAACATTAGCACGTAAAATTGAGTCTAACATTGACGCGTACAAAACCAACACGTGTATTATGCATTACAAAGAAGAAGCATATGATTGCATAGGCAGACCTACCCTCCAGGCAGCCCTAGCCGTAAGCCTAGCTTTGGCCCATGTAGTACAAAAAACAAGACAATGTTTGTTTTGGCTTCTGCCCAAAAAAAAAATTGCACCCAGCAGCCAGCATCCTGTCGACTTGATGGTGGTGCCGGCACGAGAGCCGACGGATGCACGCACATCTCAACGATGCTTTTCAAGTTTAAGTTCGTCAATgtagtactacctccgttctgCTTTATTAGTCTTCATTGTATTTTGGGTCAAAATTTGACCATGTATTTGACtagcaaaatattaatgcatgaCACTGAAAATTATAttgtttgattcgtatttgaatgtagtttgcaacgatataatttttttacatataacatatattttattagttaattaTTAGTTAAAATCATGGTTAAAATATGACCCAGATTATGAGGAGGACTAGTAAACTTTTTTTTTGGAACGTAGACGCTAGAACCGTTCggttttaaattaataaagccataAGGCAGCATCCACACATAGTTTAAACCTTATAAACCAAAGAAGTCATAAGATCATCGAGCCCCAAGTCCCGGAATAAGCTAAGATAAAGCAGCAAGCAGTTTACGATCACAAAAGTGGAGCATAGCATAAAGTTCAACGCAAAAGACTCAAGCTGTCACATCTCCTTGTCGCGCCTTCACCATAGTCTGCTTGATCTGCTCCATAATCCCGTTCATGCGGTCCGCGTCACGCGTCTTCCCCAATGGCGCCCAAGCCTGTAAGAAAATGTGACATTTGTAGATAATATCAGCTGGGTGGGCCGGGAACTTGTGTTCTATCGTAATTTTTTTCCGGACCGACCAAAGAGACCAAAGCAACGCCCCTACGCATCGCCAGACTACCCTTGCATTGGCCCCCCTCTGTGCCGAAAGCAAGGTAAGCAGGTCATCGCTAGACTGAGGGTTCCAATTTTGCTTGAACGAATCCCTAACCACGCTCCACGCAAATCTAGCAAGAAAACAACCGAAGAACACGTGATTTGTGTTTTCCCCTAAACCGCAAATGGCACATGTTCCGTCTGCCGGCCCGTTTCGTTTGGCCACGTTATCCGAGGTAGGTAGACGGTTGCGGAACATTTGCCACATAAAGATTTTGATCTTGAGGGGGATACCGGCCTTCCATATATAGCCCCCTAGCCATGTCTAGCGCGGTGCCCTCAGTCAACTTATCATATAGGGACTTAACCGTAAACTTTTGGGAGGAGGTAAGCTTCCATGAAATAGTGTCAGTCCCTTGGCTAAGATTCCGACCGTCGAGGTCAGTCACCAGCGCGGCCCAACTAGCAGCCTCCACTGCCTCTAGCGGCCGAATGAAAGAAATCGCCGGGGGGGTGGACTCTCAGGGCGTCGGCCACCATAATGTTGGTGTCCGTGGCAAGTTGGTATAGCTTCGGATGAGATTGCCACAATGGTGATTGGCCCCACCAACAATAGAGCCAAAACCTCGTGGACATGCCGTTATTAATGCTGAACTGAGCCCCAACTGAGAAAGTCGGTCTCACCGCTTGGATCCCATTCCAAAACGCCGAGCTGTTGGGTTTTGCCTTGAACAAATTTCCATCCGGGGAGTATTTCACCCGGAGGATGTCTGCCCAGAGTCCCGACTCGTGTTGGGAAAGGCACCACCACCACTTGGTGAGCGAGGCTACATTCATGAGCTTAGAGTTTGTAATGCCCAAGCCTCCGAATTTTTTTGGTCTGCACACCACAACCCATTTCACCAAGTGGTCTTTGCGTTTGGTCccggttccttcccaaaagaaccgaGAGCACGGAGTATCAAGCCTAGTGTGGACTCCATCCGCGAGAAGGAACATCCCCATTGTAATGATTGGAAGAAAGGACAGGCTCGAATTGGTGAGGATCAACCTAGCTACCGAAGACATAAACCTACCCCTCCAAGGACTCACACGGTTGGCCACTTTGCCATATAGTGGCTCCCATTCTGCTATGGTAAGTTTCTTATGCGAGATCGGAAGGCCAAGGTACTTAATCGGGAAGCCCCCAAGCTTGCAATTAAGAAGGTTGGCGATCCGGGTGCTTTCTTGATCAATCATCCCAATGGTGATCACTTCGCTCTTAAGGAAATTGATCTTCAGCCCCGACAAGAACTCAAAAGCGAGAAGCAATAACTTGATCGATGTGATACTATGAACATCGGGCTCGAACCGTAGCATCGTATCGCCCGCGTATTGCAGGTGAGTAACCCCGCATGGGATTAGGTGGGAGACGAGCCCTTTAATGTGTCCCGCAGCTCTTGCTTTGTTGATCATGGCCGCAAGGGCATCCGCAACAAAATTAAAAATAAGCGGCGAGCTCGGGTCTCCCTGCCAGAGGCCACGTTTGTTGCGGAAGAATTTGCTCATTGTACCATTGATGGTAACCGCCGTGTGCCCACTACACACACGAGATGCATGATGCGGTGTACAAATCCCGCCTCGAAGCCCTTTTTGAGAAGGACCTCTTGCACGAACTCCCAATTCACGCGGTCATAAGCTTTCTCGAAATCTAACTTAAGTAATACGCCCTGTGCCTTGGTATGTTTTAGCTCCTGAACTATTTCTTGAAACGCAATGGGTCCCTCTAGGATGTTACATTGTTTAAGGAAACCGGTTTGGCTAGAACTAATCACACGTTGTGCTATCGGAGCTAAGGACAAGTAAACTAGGACGGAGATAGtaccacgctgctgctgctgctgcggggtGCTGCTGCCAACGCACCTACTCTTCACACTAGCTTATCTTGATCGCGTTCAACTTGGCCTCTTTGCCAGATAACCTCTATTCCTAGGTACTAATACATTCTTTGACCTTCTGAAGATTCAATTCCAGTTACTCAATTACAAAAGTACACACTACCATATTCAGCCTCTTGACGCATAACTACATAGGCATGCACGAGACGAGTTATATCCACATAGATTTACATGTGTCTAATGGATGGACATACAAACTCAGCAAAGCCAACCAATAATTGAAGCTCATCAAAAAACCCATACACGGCAACAGAGCTTGATACAATGGGGTCGCGCAAATAAATAGAGAAGCAAACCAATATTTTAATTCTATCCTAAAATCTATGTATGCACAATTAATCATGGTTGATCACTTTCTTTGTGGTTATAACTAAAATCaaatagattcactcattttgctcagtatgtagtcttttttgaaatctttaaaaaaacttatatttaggaacgg
This genomic window contains:
- the LOC123159412 gene encoding cytochrome P450 CYP72A219, with the translated sequence MATLGSLPWSLLCVFGALLAALWCAGRALAGAWLGPRRVARALLSHGVSGTQYRFPSGDMKEYVRLIAAACSQPMPLSSHAVPTRAVPFDHAIIQQHGKVALTWFGPEPRVMVSDPHLFREILSNKHGQFGKQRSILRIERLLANGLTTHQGDKWVAHRRIINHAFHLDKLKRMLPAFAACSSELVRRWGSSMGQSDVHEIDVWPEFQNLTGDVISRVAFGSSFSEGRKIFQLQSEQAQNAVKMANVMYIPGYRFLPTNLNRRMKANARAVEVLLKGIITKRERAMKHGHVNNDDLLGVMMESNIKESQEPRSSKPTMTTDDIVGELKLFYFAGMETTAVLLTWAMVALSMHPEWQDRAREEVLRVSGKNQPDSEGINRLKVVTMILYEVLRLYPPILLLGQEAYKETELGGVTYPAGVTFALPIVCIHHDPDVWGEDVDEFKPERFAEGIAGASKNSPAFFPFGWGPRICVGQNFALLEAKMGLSVILQHFLFELSPSYTHSPCPVSTLQPQHGSQIKLTKL